Proteins encoded in a region of the Sander lucioperca isolate FBNREF2018 chromosome 4, SLUC_FBN_1.2, whole genome shotgun sequence genome:
- the LOC116040464 gene encoding protein shisa-5-like — protein sequence MSTAAPPPPPPPPSHPSHGHQRESITPSPGYAAIPYSSDSPPVQETSPSPEAIHSAEGAPASSPLPVQNGPQSPPPEGQKDNPSDSEVRHHPVQETDPVPQTEQQDDVPNQMDQTGEDQMT from the exons ATG TCCACAgctgctcctcctccaccaccaccaccgccCTCTCATCCATCCCACGGACACCAGCGTGAAAGTATTACTCCATCCCCTGGGTATGCAGCAATACCATATTCTTCTGACAGCCCTCCAGTCCAAGAGACAAGTCCTTCACCAGAGGCTATACATAGTGCAGAG GGTGCACCAGCTTCATCACCACTCCCAGTTCAAAATGGACCCCAGTCTCCTCCGCCGGAAGGGCAAAAAGACAATCCCTCTGATAGTGAGGTGAGACACCATCCAGTGCAGGAAACTGACCCTGTACCGCAG ACAGAGCAGCAAGATGACGTACCCAATCAGATGGACCAGACTGGAGAGGACCAAATGACCTGA
- the rnf11a gene encoding RING finger protein 11a isoform X1: MGNCLFSQGADDLSLLNESEGGSLPGEPPPPYQESTQPLPVYHPTPGESRLAHQLTEEEQVRIAQRIGLIHHLPKGIFDPGSDPSDKKVKECVICMMDFEYGDPIRFLPCLHIYHMDCIDPWLMRSFTCPSCMEPVDAALLSSYETN, from the exons ATGGGGAACTGCCTGTTTTCACAAGGTGCGGATGACCTGTCGCTGCTGAATGAGTCCGAGGGGGGAAGCCTGCCTGGAGAGCCTCCGCCGCCCTACCAG GAGAGCACCCAGCCTTTGCCGGTGTACCATCCCACCCCAGGGGAGAGTCGTCTGGCTCATCAGCTGACCGAGGAGGAGCAGGTCCGCATTGCCCAGCGCATCGGTCTCATCCATCACCTGCCCAAGGGCATCTTTGACCCGGGCTCTGACCCCTCTGACAAGAAAGTTAAAGA GTGTGTGATTTGCATGATGGATTTTGAGTATGGCGATCCCATTCGGTTCTTGCCCTGCCTTCACATCTACCACATGGATTGCATTGACCCCTGGCTGATGCGCTCCTTCACCTGCCCCTCCTGCATGGAGCCAGTAGATGCAGCCCTGCTGTCCTCTTACGAAACCAACTGA
- the rnf11a gene encoding RING finger protein 11a isoform X2 yields MKLQKPYDTICSGWDFNLLEFFISQESTQPLPVYHPTPGESRLAHQLTEEEQVRIAQRIGLIHHLPKGIFDPGSDPSDKKVKECVICMMDFEYGDPIRFLPCLHIYHMDCIDPWLMRSFTCPSCMEPVDAALLSSYETN; encoded by the exons ATGAAATTACAGAAGCCCTACGATACAATTTGTTCAGGTTGGGACTTTAATTTGTTGGAGTTCTTCATATCACAG GAGAGCACCCAGCCTTTGCCGGTGTACCATCCCACCCCAGGGGAGAGTCGTCTGGCTCATCAGCTGACCGAGGAGGAGCAGGTCCGCATTGCCCAGCGCATCGGTCTCATCCATCACCTGCCCAAGGGCATCTTTGACCCGGGCTCTGACCCCTCTGACAAGAAAGTTAAAGA GTGTGTGATTTGCATGATGGATTTTGAGTATGGCGATCCCATTCGGTTCTTGCCCTGCCTTCACATCTACCACATGGATTGCATTGACCCCTGGCTGATGCGCTCCTTCACCTGCCCCTCCTGCATGGAGCCAGTAGATGCAGCCCTGCTGTCCTCTTACGAAACCAACTGA